From one Tiliqua scincoides isolate rTilSci1 chromosome 14, rTilSci1.hap2, whole genome shotgun sequence genomic stretch:
- the SLC5A1 gene encoding sodium/glucose cotransporter 1 isoform X5 has protein sequence MYSTNRGSVGGFFLAGRSMVWWPIGASLFASNIGSGHFVGLAGTGAASGIAIGGFEWNALVMVVILGWMFVPIYIKAGVVTMPEYLRKRFGGKRIQIYLSVLSLLLYIFTKISADIFSGAIFIKLATGLNIYAAIVILLTITALYTITGGLAAVIYTDTLQTVIMLVGSIILASFAFREVGGYEGFMDKYMQAIPGTTSYGNETYKAECYTPRPDSFHIFRDPITGDLPWPGLIFGLSILALWYWCTDQVIVQRCLSGKNMSHVKAGCILCGYLKLLPMFLMVMPGMISRILYTGLRGLMLSVMLASLMSSLTSIFNSASTLFTMDIYTKIRRRAKERELMIVGRIFMLALIGVSIAWVPMVQSAQGGQLFDYIQSITSYLGPPIAAVFFLAIFCKRVNEQGAFWGLLIGLLIGLARMLTEFGYGTGSCMIPSQCPAIICKVHYLYFAIILFVICIILILSVSFLTKPIDDVHLYRLCWSLRNRTEERIDLDAEEEEEEENIKEVEEEEPGEAGCCKKACLWFCGLEDSKGPKLSKEEEAALQQKLTDTEENPFWKRVVNTNGIILLAVAVFCHGFFA, from the exons ATTGGCGCCTCCCTCTTTGCCAGCAACATTGGGAGTGGGCACTTTGTGGGCCTGGCTGGGACAGGGGCAGCCTCGGGGATCGCCATTGGAGGCTTCGAGTGGAAT GCCCTGGTGATGGTGGTGATTCTTGGCTGGATGTTTGTTCCTATCTACATCAAGGCTGGA GTAGTGACCATGCCGGAGTACCTGAGGAAGCGCTTTGGGGGCAAGCGGATTCAGATCTACCTTTCAGTCCTTTCTCTGCTCCTGTACATTTTCACCAAGATCTCA GCAGACATCTTCTCCGGAGCCATCTTCATCAAGCTGGCCACCGGCCTGAACATCTATGCTGCGATCGTCATCCTGCTGACCATCACAGCTCTCTACACCATCACAG GAGGACTTGCGGCTGTCATCTACACCGACACACTGCAAACCGTCATCATGCTGGTGGGCTCGATCATTCTGGCATCGTTTG CTTTCAGAGAAGTCGGAGGCTACGAAGGCTTCATGGACAAGTACATGCAGGCCATCCCAGGAACCACCAGTTACGGCAATGAGACGTATAAGGCAGAATGCTACACCCCCCGCCCGGACTCCTTCCACATCTTCCGGGACCCCATCACTGGTGACCTCCCATGGCCAGGACTGATCTTTGGCCTGAGCATCCTGGCCCTGTGGTACTGGTGCACGGACCAG GTGATTGTCCAGCGGTGTCTGTCTGGCAAGAACATGTCCCACGTCAAGGCCGGCTGCATCCTGTGTGGCTACCTGAAGCTTCTGCCTATGTTCCTCATGGTGATGCCTGGAATGATCAGCCGCATCCTGTACACAG GGCTGCGGGGTCTGATGCTGTcggtcatgctggcctccctcatGAGCTCACTCACCTCCATCTTCAATAGTGCCAGCACCCTCTTCACCATGGACATCTACACCAAGATCCGCCGGAGGGCGAAAGAAAGAGAACTCATGATtgtgggcag GATCTTCATGTTGGCCCTCATTGGCGTGAGCATTGCCTGGGTCCCCATGGTGCAGTCAGCTCAGGGCGGGCAGCTCTTCGACTACATCCAGTCCATCACCAGCTACCTGGGCCCCCCGATTGCAGCCGTCTTTTTCCTGGCCATTTTCTGCAAAAGGGTTAATGAGCAG GGGGCCTTCTGGGGCCTGCTCATCGGCCTGCTCATTGGCCTGGCGCGGATGCTGACGGAGTTTGGCTACGGCACGGGCAGCTGCATGATTCCCAGCCAGTGCCCGGCCATCATCTGCAAGGTCCACTACCTCTACTTCGCCATCATCCTCTTCGTGATCTGCATCATCCTGATTCTGTCCGTCTCGTTCCTGACGAAGCCCATTGACGACGTCCAT CTGTACCGTCTCTGCTGGTCCCTGCGCAACCGGACAGAGGAGCGCATTGATTTGGAtgctgaagaggaggaggaagaggagaacatcAAGGAGGtcgaggaggaggagccaggt GAAGCTGGCTGCTGCAAGAAGGCCTGCCTCTGGTTCTGTGGCCTGGAGGACAGCAAAGGCCCCaagctgagcaaggaggaggaggcagccttGCAGCAGAAGCTGACGGACACAGAGGAAAACCCCTTCTGGAAAAGAGTGGTCAACACCAATGGTATCATCCTGCTGGCCGTAGCGGTCTTCTGTCACGGCTTCTTTGCCTAG
- the SLC5A1 gene encoding sodium/glucose cotransporter 1 isoform X1: protein MYSTNRGSVGGFFLAGRSMVWWPIGASLFASNIGSGHFVGLAGTGAASGIAIGGFEWNALVMVVILGWMFVPIYIKAGVVTMPEYLRKRFGGKRIQIYLSVLSLLLYIFTKISADIFSGAIFIKLATGLNIYAAIVILLTITALYTITGGLAAVIYTDTLQTVIMLVGSIILASFAFREVGGYEGFMDKYMQAIPGTTSYGNETYKAECYTPRPDSFHIFRDPITGDLPWPGLIFGLSILALWYWCTDQVIVQRCLSGKNMSHVKAGCILCGYLKLLPMFLMVMPGMISRILYTDEVACVVPQLCKAICEAEVGCSNIAYPKMVVNLMPNGLRGLMLSVMLASLMSSLTSIFNSASTLFTMDIYTKIRRRAKERELMIVGRIFMLALIGVSIAWVPMVQSAQGGQLFDYIQSITSYLGPPIAAVFFLAIFCKRVNEQGAFWGLLIGLLIGLARMLTEFGYGTGSCMIPSQCPAIICKVHYLYFAIILFVICIILILSVSFLTKPIDDVHLYRLCWSLRNRTEERIDLDAEEEEEEENIKEVEEEEPVVDEEAGCCKKACLWFCGLEDSKGPKLSKEEEAALQQKLTDTEENPFWKRVVNTNGIILLAVAVFCHGFFA from the exons ATTGGCGCCTCCCTCTTTGCCAGCAACATTGGGAGTGGGCACTTTGTGGGCCTGGCTGGGACAGGGGCAGCCTCGGGGATCGCCATTGGAGGCTTCGAGTGGAAT GCCCTGGTGATGGTGGTGATTCTTGGCTGGATGTTTGTTCCTATCTACATCAAGGCTGGA GTAGTGACCATGCCGGAGTACCTGAGGAAGCGCTTTGGGGGCAAGCGGATTCAGATCTACCTTTCAGTCCTTTCTCTGCTCCTGTACATTTTCACCAAGATCTCA GCAGACATCTTCTCCGGAGCCATCTTCATCAAGCTGGCCACCGGCCTGAACATCTATGCTGCGATCGTCATCCTGCTGACCATCACAGCTCTCTACACCATCACAG GAGGACTTGCGGCTGTCATCTACACCGACACACTGCAAACCGTCATCATGCTGGTGGGCTCGATCATTCTGGCATCGTTTG CTTTCAGAGAAGTCGGAGGCTACGAAGGCTTCATGGACAAGTACATGCAGGCCATCCCAGGAACCACCAGTTACGGCAATGAGACGTATAAGGCAGAATGCTACACCCCCCGCCCGGACTCCTTCCACATCTTCCGGGACCCCATCACTGGTGACCTCCCATGGCCAGGACTGATCTTTGGCCTGAGCATCCTGGCCCTGTGGTACTGGTGCACGGACCAG GTGATTGTCCAGCGGTGTCTGTCTGGCAAGAACATGTCCCACGTCAAGGCCGGCTGCATCCTGTGTGGCTACCTGAAGCTTCTGCCTATGTTCCTCATGGTGATGCCTGGAATGATCAGCCGCATCCTGTACACAG ACGAAGTTGCCTGCGTTGTGCCCCAGCTGTGCAAGGCCATTTGCGAGGCAGAAGTCGGCTGCTCAAACATCGCCTACCCCAAGATGGTGGTGAATCTCATGCCGAATG GGCTGCGGGGTCTGATGCTGTcggtcatgctggcctccctcatGAGCTCACTCACCTCCATCTTCAATAGTGCCAGCACCCTCTTCACCATGGACATCTACACCAAGATCCGCCGGAGGGCGAAAGAAAGAGAACTCATGATtgtgggcag GATCTTCATGTTGGCCCTCATTGGCGTGAGCATTGCCTGGGTCCCCATGGTGCAGTCAGCTCAGGGCGGGCAGCTCTTCGACTACATCCAGTCCATCACCAGCTACCTGGGCCCCCCGATTGCAGCCGTCTTTTTCCTGGCCATTTTCTGCAAAAGGGTTAATGAGCAG GGGGCCTTCTGGGGCCTGCTCATCGGCCTGCTCATTGGCCTGGCGCGGATGCTGACGGAGTTTGGCTACGGCACGGGCAGCTGCATGATTCCCAGCCAGTGCCCGGCCATCATCTGCAAGGTCCACTACCTCTACTTCGCCATCATCCTCTTCGTGATCTGCATCATCCTGATTCTGTCCGTCTCGTTCCTGACGAAGCCCATTGACGACGTCCAT CTGTACCGTCTCTGCTGGTCCCTGCGCAACCGGACAGAGGAGCGCATTGATTTGGAtgctgaagaggaggaggaagaggagaacatcAAGGAGGtcgaggaggaggagccag TCGTTGACGAGGAAGCTGGCTGCTGCAAGAAGGCCTGCCTCTGGTTCTGTGGCCTGGAGGACAGCAAAGGCCCCaagctgagcaaggaggaggaggcagccttGCAGCAGAAGCTGACGGACACAGAGGAAAACCCCTTCTGGAAAAGAGTGGTCAACACCAATGGTATCATCCTGCTGGCCGTAGCGGTCTTCTGTCACGGCTTCTTTGCCTAG
- the SLC5A1 gene encoding sodium/glucose cotransporter 1 isoform X2, with product MYSTNRGSVGGFFLAGRSMVWWPIGASLFASNIGSGHFVGLAGTGAASGIAIGGFEWNALVMVVILGWMFVPIYIKAGVVTMPEYLRKRFGGKRIQIYLSVLSLLLYIFTKISADIFSGAIFIKLATGLNIYAAIVILLTITALYTITGGLAAVIYTDTLQTVIMLVGSIILASFAFREVGGYEGFMDKYMQAIPGTTSYGNETYKAECYTPRPDSFHIFRDPITGDLPWPGLIFGLSILALWYWCTDQVIVQRCLSGKNMSHVKAGCILCGYLKLLPMFLMVMPGMISRILYTDEVACVVPQLCKAICEAEVGCSNIAYPKMVVNLMPNGLRGLMLSVMLASLMSSLTSIFNSASTLFTMDIYTKIRRRAKERELMIVGRIFMLALIGVSIAWVPMVQSAQGGQLFDYIQSITSYLGPPIAAVFFLAIFCKRVNEQGAFWGLLIGLLIGLARMLTEFGYGTGSCMIPSQCPAIICKVHYLYFAIILFVICIILILSVSFLTKPIDDVHLYRLCWSLRNRTEERIDLDAEEEEEEENIKEVEEEEPGVSAEAGCCKKACLWFCGLEDSKGPKLSKEEEAALQQKLTDTEENPFWKRVVNTNGIILLAVAVFCHGFFA from the exons ATTGGCGCCTCCCTCTTTGCCAGCAACATTGGGAGTGGGCACTTTGTGGGCCTGGCTGGGACAGGGGCAGCCTCGGGGATCGCCATTGGAGGCTTCGAGTGGAAT GCCCTGGTGATGGTGGTGATTCTTGGCTGGATGTTTGTTCCTATCTACATCAAGGCTGGA GTAGTGACCATGCCGGAGTACCTGAGGAAGCGCTTTGGGGGCAAGCGGATTCAGATCTACCTTTCAGTCCTTTCTCTGCTCCTGTACATTTTCACCAAGATCTCA GCAGACATCTTCTCCGGAGCCATCTTCATCAAGCTGGCCACCGGCCTGAACATCTATGCTGCGATCGTCATCCTGCTGACCATCACAGCTCTCTACACCATCACAG GAGGACTTGCGGCTGTCATCTACACCGACACACTGCAAACCGTCATCATGCTGGTGGGCTCGATCATTCTGGCATCGTTTG CTTTCAGAGAAGTCGGAGGCTACGAAGGCTTCATGGACAAGTACATGCAGGCCATCCCAGGAACCACCAGTTACGGCAATGAGACGTATAAGGCAGAATGCTACACCCCCCGCCCGGACTCCTTCCACATCTTCCGGGACCCCATCACTGGTGACCTCCCATGGCCAGGACTGATCTTTGGCCTGAGCATCCTGGCCCTGTGGTACTGGTGCACGGACCAG GTGATTGTCCAGCGGTGTCTGTCTGGCAAGAACATGTCCCACGTCAAGGCCGGCTGCATCCTGTGTGGCTACCTGAAGCTTCTGCCTATGTTCCTCATGGTGATGCCTGGAATGATCAGCCGCATCCTGTACACAG ACGAAGTTGCCTGCGTTGTGCCCCAGCTGTGCAAGGCCATTTGCGAGGCAGAAGTCGGCTGCTCAAACATCGCCTACCCCAAGATGGTGGTGAATCTCATGCCGAATG GGCTGCGGGGTCTGATGCTGTcggtcatgctggcctccctcatGAGCTCACTCACCTCCATCTTCAATAGTGCCAGCACCCTCTTCACCATGGACATCTACACCAAGATCCGCCGGAGGGCGAAAGAAAGAGAACTCATGATtgtgggcag GATCTTCATGTTGGCCCTCATTGGCGTGAGCATTGCCTGGGTCCCCATGGTGCAGTCAGCTCAGGGCGGGCAGCTCTTCGACTACATCCAGTCCATCACCAGCTACCTGGGCCCCCCGATTGCAGCCGTCTTTTTCCTGGCCATTTTCTGCAAAAGGGTTAATGAGCAG GGGGCCTTCTGGGGCCTGCTCATCGGCCTGCTCATTGGCCTGGCGCGGATGCTGACGGAGTTTGGCTACGGCACGGGCAGCTGCATGATTCCCAGCCAGTGCCCGGCCATCATCTGCAAGGTCCACTACCTCTACTTCGCCATCATCCTCTTCGTGATCTGCATCATCCTGATTCTGTCCGTCTCGTTCCTGACGAAGCCCATTGACGACGTCCAT CTGTACCGTCTCTGCTGGTCCCTGCGCAACCGGACAGAGGAGCGCATTGATTTGGAtgctgaagaggaggaggaagaggagaacatcAAGGAGGtcgaggaggaggagccaggtgTGTCTGCA GAAGCTGGCTGCTGCAAGAAGGCCTGCCTCTGGTTCTGTGGCCTGGAGGACAGCAAAGGCCCCaagctgagcaaggaggaggaggcagccttGCAGCAGAAGCTGACGGACACAGAGGAAAACCCCTTCTGGAAAAGAGTGGTCAACACCAATGGTATCATCCTGCTGGCCGTAGCGGTCTTCTGTCACGGCTTCTTTGCCTAG
- the SLC5A1 gene encoding sodium/glucose cotransporter 1 isoform X3 — protein sequence MYSTNRGSVGGFFLAGRSMVWWPIGASLFASNIGSGHFVGLAGTGAASGIAIGGFEWNALVMVVILGWMFVPIYIKAGVVTMPEYLRKRFGGKRIQIYLSVLSLLLYIFTKISADIFSGAIFIKLATGLNIYAAIVILLTITALYTITGGLAAVIYTDTLQTVIMLVGSIILASFAFREVGGYEGFMDKYMQAIPGTTSYGNETYKAECYTPRPDSFHIFRDPITGDLPWPGLIFGLSILALWYWCTDQVIVQRCLSGKNMSHVKAGCILCGYLKLLPMFLMVMPGMISRILYTDEVACVVPQLCKAICEAEVGCSNIAYPKMVVNLMPNGLRGLMLSVMLASLMSSLTSIFNSASTLFTMDIYTKIRRRAKERELMIVGRIFMLALIGVSIAWVPMVQSAQGGQLFDYIQSITSYLGPPIAAVFFLAIFCKRVNEQGAFWGLLIGLLIGLARMLTEFGYGTGSCMIPSQCPAIICKVHYLYFAIILFVICIILILSVSFLTKPIDDVHLYRLCWSLRNRTEERIDLDAEEEEEEENIKEVEEEEPGEAGCCKKACLWFCGLEDSKGPKLSKEEEAALQQKLTDTEENPFWKRVVNTNGIILLAVAVFCHGFFA from the exons ATTGGCGCCTCCCTCTTTGCCAGCAACATTGGGAGTGGGCACTTTGTGGGCCTGGCTGGGACAGGGGCAGCCTCGGGGATCGCCATTGGAGGCTTCGAGTGGAAT GCCCTGGTGATGGTGGTGATTCTTGGCTGGATGTTTGTTCCTATCTACATCAAGGCTGGA GTAGTGACCATGCCGGAGTACCTGAGGAAGCGCTTTGGGGGCAAGCGGATTCAGATCTACCTTTCAGTCCTTTCTCTGCTCCTGTACATTTTCACCAAGATCTCA GCAGACATCTTCTCCGGAGCCATCTTCATCAAGCTGGCCACCGGCCTGAACATCTATGCTGCGATCGTCATCCTGCTGACCATCACAGCTCTCTACACCATCACAG GAGGACTTGCGGCTGTCATCTACACCGACACACTGCAAACCGTCATCATGCTGGTGGGCTCGATCATTCTGGCATCGTTTG CTTTCAGAGAAGTCGGAGGCTACGAAGGCTTCATGGACAAGTACATGCAGGCCATCCCAGGAACCACCAGTTACGGCAATGAGACGTATAAGGCAGAATGCTACACCCCCCGCCCGGACTCCTTCCACATCTTCCGGGACCCCATCACTGGTGACCTCCCATGGCCAGGACTGATCTTTGGCCTGAGCATCCTGGCCCTGTGGTACTGGTGCACGGACCAG GTGATTGTCCAGCGGTGTCTGTCTGGCAAGAACATGTCCCACGTCAAGGCCGGCTGCATCCTGTGTGGCTACCTGAAGCTTCTGCCTATGTTCCTCATGGTGATGCCTGGAATGATCAGCCGCATCCTGTACACAG ACGAAGTTGCCTGCGTTGTGCCCCAGCTGTGCAAGGCCATTTGCGAGGCAGAAGTCGGCTGCTCAAACATCGCCTACCCCAAGATGGTGGTGAATCTCATGCCGAATG GGCTGCGGGGTCTGATGCTGTcggtcatgctggcctccctcatGAGCTCACTCACCTCCATCTTCAATAGTGCCAGCACCCTCTTCACCATGGACATCTACACCAAGATCCGCCGGAGGGCGAAAGAAAGAGAACTCATGATtgtgggcag GATCTTCATGTTGGCCCTCATTGGCGTGAGCATTGCCTGGGTCCCCATGGTGCAGTCAGCTCAGGGCGGGCAGCTCTTCGACTACATCCAGTCCATCACCAGCTACCTGGGCCCCCCGATTGCAGCCGTCTTTTTCCTGGCCATTTTCTGCAAAAGGGTTAATGAGCAG GGGGCCTTCTGGGGCCTGCTCATCGGCCTGCTCATTGGCCTGGCGCGGATGCTGACGGAGTTTGGCTACGGCACGGGCAGCTGCATGATTCCCAGCCAGTGCCCGGCCATCATCTGCAAGGTCCACTACCTCTACTTCGCCATCATCCTCTTCGTGATCTGCATCATCCTGATTCTGTCCGTCTCGTTCCTGACGAAGCCCATTGACGACGTCCAT CTGTACCGTCTCTGCTGGTCCCTGCGCAACCGGACAGAGGAGCGCATTGATTTGGAtgctgaagaggaggaggaagaggagaacatcAAGGAGGtcgaggaggaggagccaggt GAAGCTGGCTGCTGCAAGAAGGCCTGCCTCTGGTTCTGTGGCCTGGAGGACAGCAAAGGCCCCaagctgagcaaggaggaggaggcagccttGCAGCAGAAGCTGACGGACACAGAGGAAAACCCCTTCTGGAAAAGAGTGGTCAACACCAATGGTATCATCCTGCTGGCCGTAGCGGTCTTCTGTCACGGCTTCTTTGCCTAG
- the SLC5A1 gene encoding sodium/glucose cotransporter 1 isoform X6: protein MYSTNRGSVGGFFLAGRSMVWWPIGASLFASNIGSGHFVGLAGTGAASGIAIGGFEWNALVMVVILGWMFVPIYIKAGVVTMPEYLRKRFGGKRIQIYLSVLSLLLYIFTKISADIFSGAIFIKLATGLNIYAAIVILLTITALYTITGGLAAVIYTDTLQTVIMLVGSIILASFAFREVGGYEGFMDKYMQAIPGTTSYGNETYKAECYTPRPDSFHIFRDPITGDLPWPGLIFGLSILALWYWCTDQVIVQRCLSGKNMSHVKAGCILCGYLKLLPMFLMVMPGMISRILYTDEVACVVPQLCKAICEAEVGCSNIAYPKMVVNLMPNGLRGLMLSVMLASLMSSLTSIFNSASTLFTMDIYTKIRRRAKERELMIVGRIFMLALIGVSIAWVPMVQSAQGGQLFDYIQSITSYLGPPIAAVFFLAIFCKRVNEQGAFWGLLIGLLIGLARMLTEFGYGTGSCMIPSQCPAIICKVHYLYFAIILFVICIILILSVSFLTKPIDDVHVSSPKLSKEEEAALQQKLTDTEENPFWKRVVNTNGIILLAVAVFCHGFFA, encoded by the exons ATTGGCGCCTCCCTCTTTGCCAGCAACATTGGGAGTGGGCACTTTGTGGGCCTGGCTGGGACAGGGGCAGCCTCGGGGATCGCCATTGGAGGCTTCGAGTGGAAT GCCCTGGTGATGGTGGTGATTCTTGGCTGGATGTTTGTTCCTATCTACATCAAGGCTGGA GTAGTGACCATGCCGGAGTACCTGAGGAAGCGCTTTGGGGGCAAGCGGATTCAGATCTACCTTTCAGTCCTTTCTCTGCTCCTGTACATTTTCACCAAGATCTCA GCAGACATCTTCTCCGGAGCCATCTTCATCAAGCTGGCCACCGGCCTGAACATCTATGCTGCGATCGTCATCCTGCTGACCATCACAGCTCTCTACACCATCACAG GAGGACTTGCGGCTGTCATCTACACCGACACACTGCAAACCGTCATCATGCTGGTGGGCTCGATCATTCTGGCATCGTTTG CTTTCAGAGAAGTCGGAGGCTACGAAGGCTTCATGGACAAGTACATGCAGGCCATCCCAGGAACCACCAGTTACGGCAATGAGACGTATAAGGCAGAATGCTACACCCCCCGCCCGGACTCCTTCCACATCTTCCGGGACCCCATCACTGGTGACCTCCCATGGCCAGGACTGATCTTTGGCCTGAGCATCCTGGCCCTGTGGTACTGGTGCACGGACCAG GTGATTGTCCAGCGGTGTCTGTCTGGCAAGAACATGTCCCACGTCAAGGCCGGCTGCATCCTGTGTGGCTACCTGAAGCTTCTGCCTATGTTCCTCATGGTGATGCCTGGAATGATCAGCCGCATCCTGTACACAG ACGAAGTTGCCTGCGTTGTGCCCCAGCTGTGCAAGGCCATTTGCGAGGCAGAAGTCGGCTGCTCAAACATCGCCTACCCCAAGATGGTGGTGAATCTCATGCCGAATG GGCTGCGGGGTCTGATGCTGTcggtcatgctggcctccctcatGAGCTCACTCACCTCCATCTTCAATAGTGCCAGCACCCTCTTCACCATGGACATCTACACCAAGATCCGCCGGAGGGCGAAAGAAAGAGAACTCATGATtgtgggcag GATCTTCATGTTGGCCCTCATTGGCGTGAGCATTGCCTGGGTCCCCATGGTGCAGTCAGCTCAGGGCGGGCAGCTCTTCGACTACATCCAGTCCATCACCAGCTACCTGGGCCCCCCGATTGCAGCCGTCTTTTTCCTGGCCATTTTCTGCAAAAGGGTTAATGAGCAG GGGGCCTTCTGGGGCCTGCTCATCGGCCTGCTCATTGGCCTGGCGCGGATGCTGACGGAGTTTGGCTACGGCACGGGCAGCTGCATGATTCCCAGCCAGTGCCCGGCCATCATCTGCAAGGTCCACTACCTCTACTTCGCCATCATCCTCTTCGTGATCTGCATCATCCTGATTCTGTCCGTCTCGTTCCTGACGAAGCCCATTGACGACGTCCATGTGAGTA GCCCCaagctgagcaaggaggaggaggcagccttGCAGCAGAAGCTGACGGACACAGAGGAAAACCCCTTCTGGAAAAGAGTGGTCAACACCAATGGTATCATCCTGCTGGCCGTAGCGGTCTTCTGTCACGGCTTCTTTGCCTAG
- the SLC5A1 gene encoding sodium/glucose cotransporter 1 isoform X4 gives MYSTNRGSVGGFFLAGRSMVWWPIGASLFASNIGSGHFVGLAGTGAASGIAIGGFEWNALVMVVILGWMFVPIYIKAGVMTMPEYLRKRFGGKRIQIYLSVLSLLLYIFTKISADIFSGAIFIKLATGLNIYAAIVILLTITALYTITGGLAAVIYTDTLQTVIMLVGSIILASFAFREVGGYEGFMDKYMQAIPGTTSYGNETYKAECYTPRPDSFHIFRDPITGDLPWPGLIFGLSILALWYWCTDQVIVQRCLSGKNMSHVKAGCILCGYLKLLPMFLMVMPGMISRILYTDEVACVVPQLCKAICEAEVGCSNIAYPKMVVNLMPNGLRGLMLSVMLASLMSSLTSIFNSASTLFTMDIYTKIRRRAKERELMIVGRIFMLALIGVSIAWVPMVQSAQGGQLFDYIQSITSYLGPPIAAVFFLAIFCKRVNEQGAFWGLLIGLLIGLARMLTEFGYGTGSCMIPSQCPAIICKVHYLYFAIILFVICIILILSVSFLTKPIDDVHLYRLCWSLRNRTEERIDLDAEEEEEEENIKEVEEEEPVVDEEAGCCKKACLWFCGLEDSKGPKLSKEEEAALQQKLTDTEENPFWKRVVNTNGIILLAVAVFCHGFFA, from the exons ATTGGCGCCTCCCTCTTTGCCAGCAACATTGGGAGTGGGCACTTTGTGGGCCTGGCTGGGACAGGGGCAGCCTCGGGGATCGCCATTGGAGGCTTCGAGTGGAAT GCCCTGGTGATGGTGGTGATTCTTGGCTGGATGTTTGTTCCTATCTACATCAAGGCTGGAGTAA TGACCATGCCGGAGTACCTGAGGAAGCGCTTTGGGGGCAAGCGGATTCAGATCTACCTTTCAGTCCTTTCTCTGCTCCTGTACATTTTCACCAAGATCTCA GCAGACATCTTCTCCGGAGCCATCTTCATCAAGCTGGCCACCGGCCTGAACATCTATGCTGCGATCGTCATCCTGCTGACCATCACAGCTCTCTACACCATCACAG GAGGACTTGCGGCTGTCATCTACACCGACACACTGCAAACCGTCATCATGCTGGTGGGCTCGATCATTCTGGCATCGTTTG CTTTCAGAGAAGTCGGAGGCTACGAAGGCTTCATGGACAAGTACATGCAGGCCATCCCAGGAACCACCAGTTACGGCAATGAGACGTATAAGGCAGAATGCTACACCCCCCGCCCGGACTCCTTCCACATCTTCCGGGACCCCATCACTGGTGACCTCCCATGGCCAGGACTGATCTTTGGCCTGAGCATCCTGGCCCTGTGGTACTGGTGCACGGACCAG GTGATTGTCCAGCGGTGTCTGTCTGGCAAGAACATGTCCCACGTCAAGGCCGGCTGCATCCTGTGTGGCTACCTGAAGCTTCTGCCTATGTTCCTCATGGTGATGCCTGGAATGATCAGCCGCATCCTGTACACAG ACGAAGTTGCCTGCGTTGTGCCCCAGCTGTGCAAGGCCATTTGCGAGGCAGAAGTCGGCTGCTCAAACATCGCCTACCCCAAGATGGTGGTGAATCTCATGCCGAATG GGCTGCGGGGTCTGATGCTGTcggtcatgctggcctccctcatGAGCTCACTCACCTCCATCTTCAATAGTGCCAGCACCCTCTTCACCATGGACATCTACACCAAGATCCGCCGGAGGGCGAAAGAAAGAGAACTCATGATtgtgggcag GATCTTCATGTTGGCCCTCATTGGCGTGAGCATTGCCTGGGTCCCCATGGTGCAGTCAGCTCAGGGCGGGCAGCTCTTCGACTACATCCAGTCCATCACCAGCTACCTGGGCCCCCCGATTGCAGCCGTCTTTTTCCTGGCCATTTTCTGCAAAAGGGTTAATGAGCAG GGGGCCTTCTGGGGCCTGCTCATCGGCCTGCTCATTGGCCTGGCGCGGATGCTGACGGAGTTTGGCTACGGCACGGGCAGCTGCATGATTCCCAGCCAGTGCCCGGCCATCATCTGCAAGGTCCACTACCTCTACTTCGCCATCATCCTCTTCGTGATCTGCATCATCCTGATTCTGTCCGTCTCGTTCCTGACGAAGCCCATTGACGACGTCCAT CTGTACCGTCTCTGCTGGTCCCTGCGCAACCGGACAGAGGAGCGCATTGATTTGGAtgctgaagaggaggaggaagaggagaacatcAAGGAGGtcgaggaggaggagccag TCGTTGACGAGGAAGCTGGCTGCTGCAAGAAGGCCTGCCTCTGGTTCTGTGGCCTGGAGGACAGCAAAGGCCCCaagctgagcaaggaggaggaggcagccttGCAGCAGAAGCTGACGGACACAGAGGAAAACCCCTTCTGGAAAAGAGTGGTCAACACCAATGGTATCATCCTGCTGGCCGTAGCGGTCTTCTGTCACGGCTTCTTTGCCTAG